A region from the Pseudomonas triticicola genome encodes:
- the dnaG gene encoding DNA primase: MAGLIPQSFIDDLLNRTDIVDVVSSRVQLKKAGKNYTACCPFHKEKTPSFSVSPDKQFYYCFGCGAGGNALGFLMDHDNLDFPQAVEDLAKAAGMEIPREESGRERKPRQPTDSPLYPLLTAAADFYRQALKSHPSRKAAVDYLKGRGLTGEIARDFGLGFAPPGWDNLLKHLSSDTLQQKAMIEAGLLIENAETGKRYDRFRDRVMFPIRDTRGRIIAFGGRVLGDDKPKYLNSPETPVFHKGQELYGLYEARKNNRNLDEIIVVEGYMDVIALAQQGLRNAVATLGTATSEEHLKRLFRVVPNVLFCFDGDQAGRNAAWRALEATLPCLQDGRRARFLFLPEGEDPDTLVRAEGTDAFKARINQHAQPLADYFFQQLTEEADPRSLEGKAHMATLAAPLIDKVPGANLRILMRQRLTEITGLSSETVSQLVQSVPQEAPPAYDPGFDYDAMPDYSDYHQPQAQDMYAPQQEWTPKKPGAGGKKWDKKPWDKNGKRGGDREQQRPRTPIGVESPTLTALRTLLHHPQLAKRVEDAGHIADENQTNAQLLVALLEAVQKNPKLNSFQLIARWHGTEQGRLLKALAEKEWLIDGDNLEQQFFDTITSLSARQRERNLEQLLRKARQSELSVEEKNQLRDLLSRNVSASNPTSTGA; encoded by the coding sequence ATGGCCGGGCTGATTCCCCAGAGCTTCATTGACGACCTGCTGAACCGCACCGACATTGTCGACGTGGTCAGCTCGCGCGTGCAATTGAAGAAGGCCGGCAAGAACTACACCGCCTGCTGCCCGTTCCACAAAGAGAAAACCCCGTCGTTCAGCGTCAGCCCCGACAAGCAGTTCTATTACTGCTTCGGTTGCGGCGCCGGCGGCAACGCCCTCGGCTTTCTAATGGATCACGACAACCTGGATTTCCCCCAGGCCGTCGAAGATCTGGCCAAAGCCGCCGGCATGGAAATCCCCCGCGAAGAAAGCGGCCGCGAGCGCAAGCCGCGTCAGCCGACCGATTCGCCGCTGTATCCACTGCTCACCGCCGCCGCTGATTTTTATCGGCAGGCACTCAAGAGCCATCCATCGCGCAAGGCTGCGGTGGATTACCTCAAGGGCCGCGGCCTGACCGGCGAGATCGCTCGGGATTTCGGCCTCGGCTTTGCGCCGCCAGGCTGGGACAACCTGCTCAAGCATCTGAGCAGCGACACCCTGCAACAGAAGGCCATGATCGAAGCCGGCCTGCTGATCGAAAACGCCGAAACCGGTAAGCGCTATGATCGCTTCCGCGATCGCGTGATGTTCCCGATCCGCGACACCCGCGGACGAATCATCGCCTTCGGCGGCCGCGTACTGGGCGACGACAAGCCCAAGTACCTGAACTCACCGGAAACCCCGGTATTCCATAAAGGTCAGGAACTCTACGGCCTCTATGAAGCGCGCAAGAACAATCGCAACCTCGATGAAATCATCGTTGTCGAGGGTTACATGGACGTCATCGCCCTCGCCCAGCAAGGCTTGCGCAATGCCGTCGCCACGCTGGGTACCGCGACCAGCGAAGAACACCTCAAGCGCCTGTTCCGCGTCGTGCCGAACGTATTGTTCTGCTTCGACGGCGACCAGGCGGGCCGCAACGCTGCCTGGCGTGCACTGGAAGCGACCCTGCCGTGTCTGCAAGACGGTCGTCGCGCGCGGTTCCTGTTTTTGCCCGAAGGCGAAGACCCGGACACCCTGGTTCGCGCCGAAGGCACCGACGCTTTCAAGGCGCGCATCAATCAGCACGCGCAGCCGCTGGCCGATTATTTTTTCCAGCAACTGACCGAAGAGGCCGACCCGCGCTCGCTTGAGGGCAAGGCGCACATGGCCACCCTCGCCGCACCGCTGATCGACAAGGTGCCGGGCGCGAACCTGCGTATCCTCATGCGTCAGCGCCTGACCGAAATCACCGGCCTGAGCAGCGAGACCGTCAGCCAATTGGTTCAGAGTGTGCCGCAGGAAGCACCGCCCGCCTACGATCCGGGCTTCGATTACGACGCCATGCCGGACTACAGCGACTACCATCAGCCGCAGGCACAGGACATGTACGCGCCGCAGCAGGAATGGACGCCGAAGAAACCCGGCGCCGGCGGCAAGAAGTGGGACAAGAAACCGTGGGACAAGAACGGCAAGCGCGGTGGCGATCGCGAACAGCAGCGCCCGCGCACGCCGATTGGCGTCGAATCGCCAACCCTCACGGCATTGAGAACATTGCTCCATCATCCGCAACTGGCCAAGCGCGTCGAGGACGCCGGGCACATTGCCGATGAAAATCAGACCAACGCCCAGTTGCTTGTGGCGCTGCTCGAAGCCGTACAGAAGAATCCCAAGCTAAACTCATTTCAGTTGATCGCGCGATGGCACGGTACTGAACAGGGCCGCTTGCTCAAGGCGCTGGCCGAAAAGGAATGGCTGATTGACGGAGATAACCTTGAACAACAGTTTTTCGACACCATTACTAGCTTGTCCGCCCGCCAACGCGAGCGAAATCTCGAACAGTTACTCAGGAAAGCGCGGCAAAGCGAACTGAGCGTCGAAGAGAAAAATCAACTGCGCGACCTTTTAAGTCGCAATGTTTCCGCATCAAACCCGACCTCAACTGGCGCGTGA